In one window of Balaenoptera musculus isolate JJ_BM4_2016_0621 chromosome 10, mBalMus1.pri.v3, whole genome shotgun sequence DNA:
- the RPL3 gene encoding 60S ribosomal protein L3: MSHRKFSAPRHGSLGFLPRKRSSRHRGKVKSFPKDDSCKPVHLTAFLGYKAGMTHVVREVDRPGSKVNKKEVVEAVTIVETPPMVIVGIVGYVETPRGLRTFKTIFAEHISDECKRRFYKNWHKSKKKAFTKYCKKWQDVDGKKQLERDFSSMKKYCQVIRVIAHTQMRLLPLRQKKAHLMEIQVNGGTVAEKLDWARERLEQQVPVNQVFGQDEMIDVIGVTKGKGYKGVTSRWHTKKLPRKTHRGLRKVACIGAWHPARVAFSVARAGQKGYHHRTEINKKIYKIGQGYLIKDGKLIKNNASTDYDLSDKSINPLGGFVHYGEVTNDFVMLKGCVVGTKKRVLTLRKSLLVQTKRRALEKIDLKFIDTTSKFGHGRFQTVEEKKAFMGPLKKDRIAKEEGA; the protein is encoded by the exons ATG TCTCACAGGAAGTTCTCCGCTCCCAGGCATGGGTCCCTGGGCTTTCTGCCTCGGAAGCGCAGCAGCCGGCACCGCGGGAAGGTGAAGAGCTTCCCCAAGGATGACTCTTGCAAGCCCGTGCACCTCACAGCCTTCCTCGGCTACAAGGCTGGCATGACCCACGTTGTGAGGGAGGTCGATAGGCCAGGCTCCA AGGTGAACAAGAAGGAAGTTGTGGAGGCTGTGACCATCGTGGAGACGCCGCCCATGGTCATTGTGGGCATTGTGGGCTACGTGGAAACACCTCGAGGCCTCCGGACCTTTAAGACCATCTTTGCTGAGCATATCAGTGATGAATGCAAAAGGCGCTTCTATAAGAACTG GCATAAATCTAAGAAGAAGGCCTTCACCAAATACTGCAAGAAGTGGCAGGATGTAGACGGCAAGAAGCAGCTGGAGAGGGACTTCAGCAGCATGAAGAAGTACTGCCAGGTCATCCGTGTCATTGCCCACACCCAG ATGCGCCTGCTTCCTCTACGCCAGAAGAAGGCCCACCTCATGGAGATCCAGGTGAACGGAGGCACTGTGGCCGAAAAACTGGACTGGGCCCGAGAGAGGCTAGAGCAGCAGGTCCCTGTGAACCAAGTGTTTGGGCAGGATGAGATGATTGATGTCATTGGGGTGACCAAGGGCAAAGGCTACAAAG GGGTCACCAGCCGTTGGCACACCAAGAAGCTGCCCCGTAAGACCCACCGAGGGCTGCGCAAGGTTGCCTGTATTGGGGCGTGGCATCCTGCACGGGTGGCCTTCTCTGTGGCTCGGGCCGGTCAGAAAGGCTACCATCACCGCACCGAGATCAACAAGAAG ATCTACAAGATTGGCCAGGGCTACCTCATCAAGGATGGCAAACTGATCAAGAACAATGCCTCTACTGATTACGATCTGTCTGACAAGAGCATCAACCCTCTG GGTGGCTTTGTCCACTACGGTGAAGTGACCAATGACTTTGTCATGCTCAAAGGCTGCGTGGTGGGAACCAAGAAGCGAGTGCTCACCCTTCGCaag TCCTTGCTGGTGCAGACCAAACGGCGGGCCCTGGAGAAGATTGACCTCAAGTTTATTGACACCACCTCCAAATTTGGCCATGGCCGTTTCCAGACTGTGGAGGAGAAGAAAGCATTCATG GGACCACTTAAGAAGGACCGAATTGCAAAGGAAGAAGGGGCCTAA